One Pseudomonas sp. B21_DOA genomic window, CCCTGTGGGAGCGGGCTTGCCCGCGATAGCGGAGTGTCAGCCGCTGAAGGGTTGGAAATGCCGCCCCCATCGCTGGCAAGCCAGCTCCCACAGGTTTCCATGTGAATCCGCAAATTCCACAGGAGTTATCCATGACCCAGCTGCGCCGCGTCGCGATCATCGGCGGTAACCGCATCCCTTTCGCCCGCTCCAACGGGCCGTACGCCACCGCAAGCAATCAGGCGATGCTCACCGCCGCGCTGGAAGGCCTGATCGAACGCTACAATCTGCACGGCCAGCGCATCGGCGAAGTGGTGGCGGGCGCGGTGCTTAAATTGTCACGGGATATGAACCTGACCCGCGAATGCGTGCTCGGCTCGCGCTTGTCTCCGATGACGCCGGCCTATGACATCCAGCAAGCCTGCGGCACCGGTCTGGAAGCGGCGCTGCTGGTGGCGAACAAGATCGCCCTTGGCCAGATCGACTGCGGCATTGCCGGCGGCGTCGACACCACTTCCGATGCGCCGATCAGCGTCAGCGAAGGCCTGCGCAGGATTCTTCTGCTGGCCAACCGCGCCAAGAGCACCGGCGACAAACTGAAAACCCTTTGCAGTTGCGGCCCCAGCATCTGATTCCCGAATTCCCGCGCAACGGCGAGCCACGCACTGGCCTGTCGATGGGCGAGCACTGTGAGCTGATGGCGCAGACCTGGAATATTCCTCGCGAAGAACAGGATCAACTCGCCTTTGAAAGCCACCACAAACTCGCCGCTTCCTACAGCGAAGGCTGGCACAACGATCTGATGACACCGTTTCTTGGCCTGACCCGCGACAACAATCTGCGCCCGGACCTGACCCTGGAAAAACTCGCCACGCTGAAACCGGCGTTCGAGAAAAGCGCCAAGGGCACGCTGACGGCGGGCAATTCCACGCCGCTCACCGATGGCGCTTCGGTGGTGTTGCTGGGAAGTGAGGAATGGGCCAAAGAGCGCGGCTTGCCGATCCTCGCTTATCTGCGCGACGGCGAGGCGGCGGCGGTGGATTTCGTCAACGGTGCCGAGGGCCTGCTGATGGCGCCGGTGTACGCCGTGCCACGCTTGCTGGCGCGCAACGGCCTGACCTTGCAGGATTTTGATTACTACGAAATTCACGAAGCCTTCGCCGCGCAGGTCTTGTGCACGCTCAAGGCCTGGGAAGATCCCGAATATTGCGAAACCCGCTTGGGGCTCGACGCGCCGCTGGGTTCGATTGATCGCACTCGGCTCAACGTCAAAGGGAGTTCACTGGCGGCGGGGCATCCGTTTGCCGCGACCGGTGGGCGGATTGTCGCGAATCTGGCAAAACTGCTGGATGCGGCGGGCAAGGGCCGAGGGTTGATCTCGATCTGTGCAGCGGGCGGGCAGGGTGTCACCGCGATCATTGAACGCTAAGCAGTATTCCAATGTGGGAGCGAGCCTGCTCGCGAAGGGGGCGTGTCAGTCGCCATCATTTTCTGCTGACAGACCGCTTTCGCGAGCAGGCTCCCACAGGGGCTTCGGTGCATGTGCATGTCAGATTCTGTCGCAAATGCCCTTGCCGGCCGATACCAATCAATGCCACGGTCTCGGCTATGATTCGCCCGGGTCGCTGCGATTGATCCGGCACAGTGTGTGCATCCTCAAGGTTCACAGGTCGGCAACCCCTCCCCGTCGGGCGAGGATTGCCGTATAACGAGTGACATTCGCGTGTTTGGTAATAAAGGACCCACAATAAAAGCTGATGAAGACTCCAAAACGCATTGAACCCCTGATCGAGGACGGTCTGGTCGACGAAGTGCTGCGCCCACTCATGAGTGGCAAAGAGGCAGCTGTTTATGTAGTGCGCTGCGGCAATCAGTTACGTTGCGCCAAGGTCTACAAGGAGGCGAATAAACGCAGTTTCCGCCAGGCGGCCGAGTATCAGGAAGGCCGCAAGGTTCGTAACAGCCGGCAGGCGCGGGCCATGGCGAAAGGGTCCAAGTTCGGTCGCAAAGAGACCGAAGACGCCTGGCAGAACGCCGAAGTGGCGGCGCTGTTCCGTCTGGCCGGCGCCGGTGTGCGAGTGCCCAAACCCTATGACTTCCTCGACGGCGTGCTGTTGATGGAACTGGTGGCCGACGAATTCGGCGACGCCGCGCCGCGTCTGAACGATGTGGTGCTGGAGGCGGATCAGGCACGCGAGTATCACGCGTTCCTGATTTCGCAGATCGTGCTGATGTTGTGTACCGGTCTGGTGCACGGTGACCTCTCCGAGTTCAACGTGCTGCT contains:
- a CDS encoding serine protein kinase RIO, encoding MKTPKRIEPLIEDGLVDEVLRPLMSGKEAAVYVVRCGNQLRCAKVYKEANKRSFRQAAEYQEGRKVRNSRQARAMAKGSKFGRKETEDAWQNAEVAALFRLAGAGVRVPKPYDFLDGVLLMELVADEFGDAAPRLNDVVLEADQAREYHAFLISQIVLMLCTGLVHGDLSEFNVLLTPTGPVIIDLPQAVDAAGNNHAFSMLERDVGNMASYFGRFAPELKKTKYAKEMWALYEAGTLHPNSVLTGEFDDPEDLADVGGVLREIEAARLDEERKQAIRAADDAPKGKPEEPPPPPWMQ